A region of the Candidatus Binataceae bacterium genome:
AGGACGAGCTGGCGCAACTGGTGACGCGCGACGCGATGATCGGAACGGGAGTCGTCGCCCCGCCGGCCAAAGCCGCGGGCTGATCAGGTCACGCGAGATAAATCGAAATCGATGGCGCAATCACTCGAAGAGCTAATGCGGACGCGCGGGATTGAGCCGCGCGGCGTTACCTTCGCCGAGCCTTGGGAGGCCCGCGCCTTCGCCCTGGCGCTCGATCTGGCGGCGCGCGGGAGCTTCGCGTGGGAGGAGTTTCGCCAACGCCTGATCGCTGAAATCGCGCGGGCCGACGCACAAGCGGCCGCCGGCGGAAGCCCGACCAGCTATTATGAATGCTGGCTCGCCGCGCTCGAAGGATCGCTTCGGGAAAACGGCCACGCGAGTTTGGTTGAAATCGACCGTCGCGCCGCGGCGATCGCCGCCAATCCCGCCGCGCGCAACAAGGCGCTTTCCAGCGGCCCGATTAAAATCGCCTGAACACGGGCAGAGTCCGCGCAGAGATTATTTCTTCGCCGCCGGCGCAAGCACGAACCGCTGCCACTCCGCCAGATGACTGAGTGATTGCAGATTCGGCATCCGATCGAGGTAGACCTCGCCGCGCAGATGGTCGGTTTCATGCTGAATCACCCGCGCATGGAAATCCTCGGCGACAAAATCGAGTGGTTCGCTATCGCGCCCGAGCGCCGTCACTTGCAACTTCTTGTAGCGCGGCGCCACCCCGCGCATCTCGGGGACGCTGAGACATCCCTCCCAATCCTCGACGCTCGCGGAATCGAGAATCGTCACCTGCGGATTAATCAAATAGGTCAGCGGAACGTGCGGCATCTCCGGATAGCGCGGATGGTCGGCGACTTCGAGCACCGCAATCGCGAGCGCGAGGTGGACCTGAGGCGCGGCCAGACCCACACCGTTGTATTCGTGCATGGTTTCGACCATATCGTCGAGCAGTCGCTGGAACTCGGACGTTCGGATGACGTCGGGGCGGACCGGCTGCGCGATCGTGCGGATGACCGGATGGCCCAGTCGAGCGACTTTGAGGATCATATAGGCAGCGCAACTCCAACCAGCCGATGCGCTTCGGCTTATGTGCACTGCAACGGGATGTCAAGCCGCGAAGTCACTCGCGGCTCGGGCGAAGGACCCAGCTTCGCCCGAGCGCTCGGCGAAATCAGTTGTCGGCGAAGCCGACTACCGCTTGTGCGCCTTCTGCCGATTGTCCGCCCTCGGCGTCCGAGCGCCAGCGGTCGATCGACTCGAGGTTAAAGCGCCAGTCACTCCCGACCTTGAAGGCCGGCAGCTGTCTTTTCTTCAGCAGCCGGTAAATGGTCGATGGATGCACTCGCAGGTAACTCGCCACCTCTTCCAACGTCATCACGTGCGCCATTAAGAATCTCTCCCCCCCGGTTGTGTGACTTTATGATCGTTCGAGCCCGTTTCTCCAATCCAAAGTTGACTGGATGTTAACATCGTGCTGTGCAAATGACAA
Encoded here:
- a CDS encoding nitrile hydratase accessory protein, yielding MAQSLEELMRTRGIEPRGVTFAEPWEARAFALALDLAARGSFAWEEFRQRLIAEIARADAQAAAGGSPTSYYECWLAALEGSLRENGHASLVEIDRRAAAIAANPAARNKALSSGPIKIA
- a CDS encoding helix-turn-helix domain-containing protein → MAHVMTLEEVASYLRVHPSTIYRLLKKRQLPAFKVGSDWRFNLESIDRWRSDAEGGQSAEGAQAVVGFADN
- the def gene encoding peptide deformylase, which translates into the protein MILKVARLGHPVIRTIAQPVRPDVIRTSEFQRLLDDMVETMHEYNGVGLAAPQVHLALAIAVLEVADHPRYPEMPHVPLTYLINPQVTILDSASVEDWEGCLSVPEMRGVAPRYKKLQVTALGRDSEPLDFVAEDFHARVIQHETDHLRGEVYLDRMPNLQSLSHLAEWQRFVLAPAAKK